In the Burkholderia multivorans ATCC BAA-247 genome, CAGCTGCAGCTCGAATACGCACCCGCGCCGCCGTTCGACGCCGGCTCGCCGGACACCGCACCGGCATCGGTCGTCGCGCGCGTGAACGCGCGCACGGCCGCCGGGTTCGACAATCGCGCGCAAACGATCGATCGTGCGCTCGCGGCCATGGCGCGCTGAGCGCACGCCGCACCCGACACAACACGGCGCGCGGCCGTCCCGGCCGCCGCCGCACATCGCGTTGACGGACATCAGGACCATGCAGATCATCCGCAGCAAAGCATTCACGGCAGACCGCGCGTGGGGCGCGCTCGACATCGCGAATCTGGACGGAATCACCGTCCGCCTGCACTGGACGGACCAACCATATCGATGGCACGTGAACGACGGAGAAGAAGTGTTCGCCGTGCTCGACGGCCGCGTCGAGATGCGTTATCGCGAAGCGGGCGTCGAACGCACGGCGATACTCGAGGCGGGCGACGTATTCCACGCGTCGGCCGGCACCGAGCACGTCGCGCATCCGCTCGGCGAAGCGCGCATTCTCGTCATTGAAAAGGAAGGCAGCGTCTGAGCGCGGATTACATATTCGCGCAGCGATCGATGAAGGGCACGCACGCGTCGCCCGAATACGACGAACGCAGCCGCGCGTTCGACCAGGAAGCCGTTGCGCTGCGCCCCGCGCGGCCCGTCCACCGGGCGCGCGCGGATGCAATCGGTATCTGCCCGCCGAT is a window encoding:
- a CDS encoding cupin domain-containing protein; translation: MQIIRSKAFTADRAWGALDIANLDGITVRLHWTDQPYRWHVNDGEEVFAVLDGRVEMRYREAGVERTAILEAGDVFHASAGTEHVAHPLGEARILVIEKEGSV